A genomic region of Leptospira saintgironsiae contains the following coding sequences:
- a CDS encoding adenylate/guanylate cyclase domain-containing protein, whose protein sequence is MKSLKVIPLLLFLVLTLFSCRNKSSSKISPLAENGVLDLRDWNFAEDGIVKLDGEWKFQWMKLGVSRPDLGSKDVQTHIVNIPGNWNQIPKLEGMNPLMAFGYGTYTLKIIPGQNQGRLMMHFQGAGTAASIYLDGKKIMGNGVVGPDPNSSRPQYLPLYVSIGQPNKEMLLQVEISNFDHYKGGLWESLRMGTEVDLLNFRDNSSFSEMFLFGSIIIMALYHFGLYSLRRRDMTGLFFGAFCASICLRIFVTGERFLILKFPHLPWEFFNKLEYISFYLAVPFFVYYLDALYPHSFSAKLRKFFIGFNLIVSAIVVVTPASIYTHTLIPFQVCLIFVILWIFFVLVRLVKTRAEGSLMALGGVIALTAAAINDSLYSQAVINTGYYLPLGLFVFIFVQSYLLSFRFSQAFLYIERLSDNLLEVNKAYSRFVPLAFLKFLNKNDITEIGLGDQVQREMTILFSDIRSFTQLSEKMTPKDNFDFLNSYMRKMGPIIRKHGGFIDKYLGDGIMALFPSLPDQALDAAMEMLRELESLNQSRADRHYEPIQIGIGLHTGTLMLGTIGEEERMDGTVISDAVNLASRIEGLTKEFHANLLLSESTYRKLKNRRKYSFKKLGKVKVKGKSKSSEVYEVLG, encoded by the coding sequence ATGAAATCTCTCAAAGTCATTCCACTCTTACTATTTTTGGTCCTAACGTTATTCTCCTGTCGAAACAAAAGTTCATCTAAAATTTCTCCTCTTGCAGAAAACGGAGTTTTGGATCTAAGAGATTGGAATTTCGCAGAAGACGGGATCGTAAAATTGGATGGAGAGTGGAAATTCCAATGGATGAAACTTGGGGTTTCTAGACCAGATCTTGGATCTAAAGATGTTCAAACTCATATAGTAAATATTCCGGGTAACTGGAATCAAATCCCAAAGTTAGAAGGTATGAATCCTTTGATGGCTTTCGGATATGGCACTTACACTTTAAAAATTATTCCAGGCCAAAATCAAGGAAGGCTGATGATGCATTTCCAAGGAGCTGGAACTGCTGCTTCTATCTATTTGGATGGGAAGAAGATCATGGGAAATGGAGTGGTGGGCCCTGATCCAAACTCGTCTCGTCCACAGTATCTTCCACTTTATGTTTCGATCGGGCAACCTAACAAGGAGATGTTACTCCAAGTAGAGATCTCTAATTTTGATCATTATAAGGGAGGACTTTGGGAATCTCTTAGAATGGGGACAGAAGTAGACCTTCTAAACTTCAGAGACAACAGTTCTTTTAGTGAGATGTTCTTGTTCGGAAGTATCATCATTATGGCCTTATATCATTTTGGTTTGTATTCTTTAAGAAGAAGGGACATGACCGGGCTGTTTTTCGGAGCATTTTGCGCGAGCATCTGCCTCAGGATATTTGTAACAGGAGAAAGATTCCTGATCCTAAAATTTCCTCATTTACCTTGGGAATTTTTTAATAAGCTGGAATATATTTCCTTCTACTTGGCCGTTCCATTTTTTGTTTATTATCTGGATGCGTTGTATCCGCACTCATTCTCTGCGAAGTTAAGAAAATTTTTCATTGGGTTTAACCTGATTGTATCAGCGATCGTAGTGGTTACTCCTGCGAGTATTTATACTCATACTTTGATCCCTTTCCAAGTATGTTTAATTTTCGTAATATTGTGGATCTTCTTTGTATTGGTCCGTTTGGTCAAAACAAGAGCAGAAGGTTCTTTAATGGCTCTTGGAGGAGTGATTGCTTTAACTGCAGCTGCGATCAATGATAGCTTATACTCTCAAGCGGTGATAAATACGGGATATTATCTTCCTTTAGGATTATTTGTTTTTATATTCGTGCAGTCTTATCTGCTCTCCTTCCGGTTTTCCCAGGCGTTCTTATACATAGAACGTTTATCAGACAACTTGTTAGAAGTGAACAAGGCCTACAGTAGATTTGTCCCATTAGCATTCTTGAAATTTTTGAATAAGAATGATATTACTGAGATTGGCTTGGGAGATCAGGTCCAAAGAGAAATGACCATCCTATTTTCGGATATCAGATCCTTTACTCAACTTTCTGAGAAGATGACTCCTAAGGACAATTTTGATTTCTTAAATTCTTATATGAGGAAGATGGGACCGATTATCCGTAAGCACGGTGGATTCATTGATAAGTATTTGGGAGATGGAATTATGGCTCTCTTTCCTAGTTTGCCCGACCAGGCTCTGGATGCTGCGATGGAAATGCTTAGAGAGTTGGAAAGTCTAAACCAATCCAGAGCAGATCGACATTATGAGCCGATACAAATTGGTATCGGACTTCATACTGGAACATTGATGCTTGGAACGATTGGAGAAGAAGAAAGAATGGATGGGACAGTGATCTCGGACGCAGTCAATCTTGCTTCTCGTATTGAGGGATTAACCAAGGAATTTCATGCGAACCTTCTACTTAGCGAAAGCACATACCGCAAGTTGAAGAATCGCAGAAAGTATTCCTTTAAAAAGTTAGGCAAAGTAAAAGTAAAAGGAAAATCCAAGTCCAGCGAAGTATACGAGGTCTTAGGCTGA
- a CDS encoding exonuclease: METMTTPDQQNQPTSEFGKFASFRPAYLQIKSKDSYPNDERPYFSPDMERLLLLAGESTNSEGLNSGKIPAYPAITELDYKFVEEISELISKGLLLVVPRIYAKKNTGELEILLHVLGAKSSKKGSPETVRDIFFQIARKSAGTIRNFEISSQNDREIVLNEVLYSLADGNTPHFKYAYTDKAKELLGKIYHKNLMHKDLLDDYYKLIHSFIQEEEILTRTSTCGYIHVPDQDADALFTQVSELYEKKVIPKLVTENPKLAEQLITIRETILSDESGLLNNDPLLIRKSIYSEEFAKLTQLSGNKGAYSDFFRLARVITQKSLESDMFLKGAREKSVENGLKKVVLSGKGAMARYMSLSIGRDLPFDSEVIKSVQHDSSLLSCIYYSPEGPELFICPWDKVLVKNMLRELSEKFAFNNMTSLSFLLMLFKNKDKLLPLLSDESAAEDFRNVGYSCLAHTFPWYRRFAFFLGFKGNMLTDVFRELGDIQYRQMGEKLKFEEKINAIRQKLKEELIVEVREHMAGILEGKS; the protein is encoded by the coding sequence ATGGAAACGATGACGACACCTGATCAACAAAACCAGCCGACTAGCGAGTTCGGAAAATTCGCTTCTTTCAGACCTGCATATTTACAGATCAAATCCAAAGATTCTTATCCTAATGACGAAAGGCCTTATTTCAGTCCTGATATGGAAAGACTCCTGTTACTCGCAGGAGAATCTACGAATAGTGAAGGTTTAAACTCCGGCAAGATCCCCGCGTATCCTGCAATTACAGAATTGGACTACAAGTTTGTGGAAGAGATCAGTGAATTGATCTCTAAAGGACTATTATTAGTTGTTCCCAGGATCTATGCCAAGAAGAACACGGGTGAGTTGGAGATACTGCTTCATGTATTGGGAGCCAAATCCTCTAAAAAGGGAAGTCCAGAGACAGTAAGGGATATATTCTTCCAGATCGCTCGAAAATCCGCAGGTACGATACGAAATTTCGAGATCTCATCCCAAAACGATAGAGAGATTGTTTTGAACGAAGTATTATATTCTTTAGCGGATGGGAATACTCCTCATTTTAAATACGCTTATACGGACAAGGCCAAAGAATTATTAGGGAAAATATATCATAAAAACCTAATGCATAAGGATTTGCTGGATGATTATTATAAGCTCATCCATTCTTTTATCCAAGAAGAAGAGATCCTGACTAGGACTTCTACCTGCGGTTATATTCATGTTCCCGATCAAGACGCGGATGCATTATTCACCCAAGTATCCGAATTATACGAAAAAAAGGTGATCCCTAAATTAGTTACGGAAAATCCTAAATTAGCGGAACAATTGATCACAATCCGAGAAACCATTCTTTCCGACGAATCCGGTCTATTGAACAACGATCCTTTATTGATCCGAAAATCCATTTACTCGGAAGAGTTTGCAAAACTGACCCAACTTTCCGGAAACAAAGGAGCGTACTCCGATTTCTTCCGTTTAGCCAGAGTGATCACTCAAAAATCTCTGGAAAGTGATATGTTCCTGAAGGGAGCCAGAGAAAAGAGTGTGGAGAACGGGCTCAAAAAAGTTGTACTGAGCGGGAAAGGTGCTATGGCACGTTATATGTCTTTGTCAATCGGAAGGGATCTGCCGTTTGATTCGGAAGTGATCAAGTCCGTCCAACATGATTCCAGTTTATTGAGTTGTATATATTACAGCCCGGAAGGTCCGGAGTTATTCATTTGCCCATGGGACAAGGTTTTGGTCAAAAATATGCTCCGTGAATTGTCTGAAAAATTCGCGTTTAATAATATGACTAGCCTCAGCTTTCTTTTGATGTTATTCAAAAATAAGGACAAACTTCTTCCTTTACTCTCCGACGAATCCGCTGCCGAAGATTTTCGGAATGTAGGTTATAGCTGCCTTGCTCATACATTTCCTTGGTATAGAAGGTTCGCCTTCTTCTTAGGATTTAAAGGAAACATGTTAACCGACGTTTTCCGCGAATTGGGAGATATCCAATACCGCCAAATGGGTGAAAAACTGAAATTCGAAGAGAAGATCAATGCCATCAGGCAAAAGCTCAAAGAAGAATTGATCGTAGAAGTCCGGGAACATATGGCAGGAATTCTGGAAGGCAAATCCTAA
- a CDS encoding DegT/DnrJ/EryC1/StrS family aminotransferase has product MITARKTFLPFALPSISEKAIEEVAAVLRSGWITSGPKVKEFEEEFAKYTGAEFALAMNSATAGLHLALESIGLCSEDAVLVPAVTFTATAETVCYFGAEPILTDVDPIFNLMTKATLMETIEKECVFSKGNLVHKKTGKTVRAVMPVHLAGAVCDMDSINSLAKEYHLYVIEDSAHAFPAIHKGEKIGTHGDFTVFSFYATKGITTGEGGMVTTRHAHFAERMKLMRLHGINRETYGRPGWYYEVVSPGYKYNMSDIAAALGLVQLAEAEDLWRRRIQIAEIYRSEFADLPFLHLPLPAIDGEHSWHLFRVEVDTVPGKINRDILCSELQKRNIGSSLHFIPLYEHPFYQRFGYERKDYPNADTMYKRTLSLPLFAGMTDGDIEDVVTSVKDIFTNL; this is encoded by the coding sequence ATGATCACAGCAAGAAAAACGTTTTTACCTTTCGCACTCCCCTCGATTTCCGAAAAAGCAATCGAAGAAGTGGCGGCGGTACTTCGCTCCGGCTGGATCACCTCAGGACCAAAAGTAAAAGAATTCGAAGAAGAATTTGCGAAATACACTGGAGCAGAATTTGCCCTGGCTATGAATTCCGCGACAGCAGGACTTCATCTCGCTTTGGAATCTATCGGACTTTGTTCCGAGGACGCAGTGCTTGTTCCTGCAGTAACATTTACAGCGACCGCAGAGACAGTTTGTTATTTTGGGGCAGAACCAATCCTGACCGATGTTGATCCTATCTTCAACCTGATGACTAAGGCCACCTTAATGGAAACCATTGAGAAAGAATGTGTATTTTCCAAAGGTAATTTGGTTCATAAAAAAACCGGAAAAACAGTGCGTGCAGTGATGCCAGTACATCTTGCGGGTGCTGTTTGCGATATGGATTCTATCAATTCACTCGCGAAAGAATATCATCTTTATGTAATTGAAGATTCCGCCCACGCCTTCCCAGCAATTCACAAGGGAGAAAAGATAGGCACTCACGGTGATTTCACTGTATTCAGTTTTTATGCTACTAAAGGGATCACTACCGGAGAAGGTGGAATGGTCACCACTCGTCATGCTCACTTCGCAGAAAGAATGAAATTGATGAGACTTCATGGGATTAATAGAGAAACTTACGGCCGTCCGGGCTGGTATTACGAAGTGGTTTCTCCAGGTTATAAATATAATATGAGTGATATAGCTGCGGCGCTTGGCCTCGTACAGCTTGCGGAAGCGGAGGATCTTTGGAGAAGAAGGATCCAAATCGCTGAAATCTACCGCTCTGAATTTGCAGACTTACCTTTTTTACATCTTCCTCTTCCTGCAATCGACGGAGAACATTCTTGGCATTTATTCAGGGTAGAAGTGGATACAGTTCCAGGAAAGATCAACAGAGACATCCTATGTTCTGAATTACAAAAAAGAAATATAGGATCCAGTCTTCATTTTATTCCTCTCTACGAGCACCCTTTTTATCAAAGATTCGGATATGAGAGAAAAGATTATCCGAACGCAGATACAATGTACAAAAGAACTCTTTCTCTTCCTCTATTCGCAGGAATGACTGATGGTGATATAGAAGATGTTGTCACTTCTGTGAAAGATATTTTTACAAATCTGTAA
- a CDS encoding TetR/AcrR family transcriptional regulator — protein MAERLEIGGYAGTGLNDIVEDAKAPKGSIYFHFPGGKEELASLALLVSGNELAKELKAVLDSAKSVPAGIQRIFSALEYRLVSSGFSKGCPIMTTASETASEPSLVNSTCAAVFQDWISILDSFFRKNGFEESKSSELAVGILSLLEGAILISRTSRNINAIRSASKTAKLLVSEK, from the coding sequence ATGGCGGAGCGTCTGGAAATCGGGGGATATGCGGGAACCGGATTAAACGATATCGTAGAAGACGCGAAGGCTCCCAAAGGATCTATCTATTTCCATTTTCCTGGTGGAAAGGAAGAATTGGCTTCCTTAGCTCTTCTGGTATCCGGCAACGAATTGGCCAAGGAATTGAAGGCGGTTTTGGATTCCGCCAAATCGGTTCCGGCCGGGATCCAAAGGATATTTTCAGCCTTGGAATACAGGCTTGTATCTTCCGGTTTTTCCAAGGGTTGCCCGATCATGACCACAGCTTCTGAAACCGCATCGGAACCTTCTTTAGTTAACTCTACTTGCGCTGCAGTTTTCCAAGATTGGATCTCCATATTGGATTCGTTTTTCCGGAAGAACGGATTTGAGGAGAGTAAGTCTTCAGAACTCGCGGTAGGCATTCTTTCTTTATTGGAAGGAGCCATTTTGATTTCCAGGACAAGCCGAAATATAAACGCGATACGATCCGCTTCTAAAACAGCAAAACTTCTCGTTTCGGAGAAATAA
- a CDS encoding carbon-nitrogen hydrolase family protein: MHRFLLGLIQLNSGTNVDLNLQKCENFIREAASEGAKLIGLPENFPFLGSEKEKLEKAEEIKTKTINLLSGISQKLNITILAGGFPNPAPNGKVFNTSVIFGPDGKEKFEYHKIHLFDTDPGDGIEYRESRTVESGETVPETYKSPELGNISSVICYDLRFPELFREIMKKDAEMIFVPSAFTKITGEAHWEILLRARAIENQCFIFAPAQTGVHLKGRETYGHSLVVDPWGNILGDAGEGEKVLLTEIDLEEVQKVRKRIPALKHRRIHS, encoded by the coding sequence ATGCACCGTTTTCTTTTAGGACTGATCCAATTAAATAGCGGAACCAATGTGGACTTAAATCTGCAAAAATGTGAGAACTTCATTCGTGAGGCCGCTTCCGAAGGTGCAAAGTTAATTGGGCTTCCTGAAAATTTTCCTTTTTTAGGATCCGAAAAAGAGAAGTTAGAAAAAGCAGAAGAGATCAAAACTAAAACGATAAATCTTTTATCCGGTATTTCACAAAAACTGAATATAACTATACTTGCAGGTGGATTTCCAAATCCTGCGCCAAACGGAAAAGTTTTTAATACTTCCGTTATTTTCGGACCCGATGGAAAAGAAAAATTCGAATATCATAAAATCCATTTATTCGATACTGATCCTGGAGATGGTATTGAATATAGAGAATCCAGAACTGTGGAGTCAGGCGAAACTGTTCCAGAAACTTACAAAAGTCCAGAACTAGGAAATATCTCGTCTGTAATCTGTTATGATCTGCGTTTTCCTGAATTGTTTCGCGAAATTATGAAGAAGGATGCAGAAATGATCTTTGTTCCTTCTGCATTTACTAAGATCACTGGAGAGGCGCATTGGGAAATTTTGTTAAGAGCAAGAGCTATCGAAAACCAATGTTTCATATTTGCTCCTGCGCAAACTGGAGTTCATTTAAAAGGTAGAGAAACTTACGGACATTCTCTTGTAGTAGACCCTTGGGGAAACATTTTAGGAGATGCAGGAGAAGGTGAAAAAGTCCTTTTAACTGAAATAGATCTTGAAGAAGTGCAGAAAGTCCGTAAAAGAATTCCTGCACTAAAACACAGACGAATACATTCTTAA
- a CDS encoding helix-turn-helix transcriptional regulator produces the protein MRADRLLNILLHLQAKGRTTAKELSKKLEISERTVHRDMEALSAAGIPIYAERGIGGGWSLSEGYRTNLTGFKKEEVISLLLVHSSRVLEDLGKKKDFDSAFVKLMASLPPAYKKDAETARQRIHIDGLGWGRAIRELPLLPILQDAVWEEKKVKIIYEKEGGKPEPRIIEPYGLVAKDTIWYVVAKRGKEMRVYRISRIKEAAITPERFERPKKFDLSQYWEEWIKEFKSRVPKYLIKIKVTDATAEHIKSLPYMKCLSQKPMAKGFTEMIIDMETKEWALGSMLQYCDSVFVLEPLELQEAIRRKAKEILKIYE, from the coding sequence ATGAGAGCTGATAGGCTTCTAAATATTCTCCTACATTTGCAGGCAAAAGGAAGAACCACTGCAAAGGAACTTTCTAAAAAATTAGAAATTTCAGAACGAACTGTTCATAGGGATATGGAGGCTCTTTCTGCTGCAGGAATTCCAATCTATGCAGAGAGAGGGATAGGTGGAGGTTGGAGTTTAAGCGAGGGTTATAGAACAAACCTTACAGGTTTTAAAAAAGAAGAAGTAATCTCCTTATTATTGGTACATTCTTCTCGCGTTTTAGAGGACTTAGGAAAGAAAAAGGATTTCGATTCTGCATTTGTCAAACTCATGGCCTCTCTTCCTCCTGCATATAAAAAGGATGCAGAAACCGCGAGGCAAAGAATTCATATAGATGGTCTTGGTTGGGGTCGCGCTATCAGAGAACTTCCACTTCTTCCGATACTACAAGACGCAGTTTGGGAAGAAAAAAAAGTAAAGATCATTTACGAGAAAGAAGGTGGAAAGCCTGAACCAAGGATCATAGAACCTTACGGCCTCGTAGCGAAAGACACAATTTGGTATGTGGTTGCAAAACGTGGAAAAGAAATGAGAGTCTATCGTATCTCTCGTATAAAAGAAGCAGCAATAACTCCTGAAAGATTTGAAAGACCTAAAAAATTCGATCTAAGCCAATATTGGGAAGAATGGATCAAAGAATTCAAATCAAGAGTTCCTAAATATTTGATTAAAATTAAGGTCACGGATGCCACTGCGGAACATATCAAAAGTCTTCCCTATATGAAATGCCTAAGCCAAAAACCTATGGCAAAAGGTTTTACCGAAATGATAATCGATATGGAAACCAAGGAATGGGCATTAGGAAGTATGCTTCAATATTGTGATTCTGTTTTTGTTTTGGAACCTCTGGAATTGCAGGAAGCAATTCGACGTAAGGCCAAAGAAATCCTGAAAATTTACGAATAA
- the add gene encoding adenosine deaminase, whose translation MGVTFSEILERIRILDRDVSELNRLKSRLPADRPYSSSLQISFDKQINNLLNERIRLLDLEISDPPRWLLGDSDAYDSGQRTASAFLEPADLSSKKLQDQDVINLIRELPKTEIHLHLEACVNKDTMKKLMVKNGIQLSDEEFEAKFNFKDLNGFIQVFFFIQSLVKEPADLYYFVGSLAEYMRANRILYTEVFFAPSKFIQNGLDFDEMVSQLVEGIREEKEKDGIEIRLLVDVSRSFGPENAMNNLNRVLKLKHKEVIGIGLGGAELMGPARDYAEVFKKAKEAGLRTVAHSGEDDGPWAIWEAVELCKAERIGHGTSAIQDPELVNYLRENKIPIEICVTSNVFTGKYVRKEQNHPVRYYYDQGLPLCINTDDPEIFNVNLTYEYFKLWRFLDFSLDEIVDLIRQGVYATFHPQKETLWKDMEVQIKKVKEKYGLLEHSVQ comes from the coding sequence GTGGGCGTGACCTTCTCAGAAATTTTGGAAAGAATCCGGATCTTAGACCGGGATGTCTCCGAATTAAACCGTCTGAAGAGCAGACTCCCAGCAGACCGGCCTTATTCTTCTTCCCTTCAAATTTCTTTCGACAAACAGATCAATAATCTACTGAACGAAAGGATCCGACTTTTGGATCTCGAGATTTCAGATCCGCCTCGTTGGCTTTTAGGTGACTCTGATGCTTATGATTCTGGGCAGAGAACTGCTTCCGCATTTTTGGAACCTGCAGATCTTTCTTCCAAAAAGTTACAAGACCAGGATGTTATCAATTTAATCAGAGAATTGCCTAAGACGGAGATCCATCTTCATTTAGAGGCTTGCGTCAATAAGGACACCATGAAAAAACTCATGGTTAAAAATGGGATCCAACTCAGCGACGAAGAGTTTGAAGCTAAGTTTAATTTTAAGGATCTAAACGGTTTTATCCAAGTATTCTTCTTCATCCAAAGTTTGGTGAAAGAACCTGCCGACCTTTATTATTTTGTGGGAAGCCTTGCCGAGTATATGAGAGCAAATCGGATCTTATATACTGAAGTGTTCTTCGCTCCTTCTAAGTTTATCCAAAACGGTTTGGATTTCGACGAAATGGTAAGCCAACTTGTGGAAGGTATTAGAGAGGAAAAGGAGAAGGATGGCATTGAGATCCGACTTCTTGTAGACGTTTCCAGATCATTTGGTCCTGAAAATGCGATGAACAATCTAAATAGAGTTCTTAAACTTAAACATAAAGAAGTGATCGGAATTGGTTTAGGCGGAGCAGAGCTTATGGGACCTGCTCGAGATTACGCAGAAGTATTTAAAAAAGCTAAAGAAGCAGGACTTAGAACAGTTGCTCACTCAGGAGAAGACGATGGTCCTTGGGCAATTTGGGAAGCTGTAGAACTTTGTAAGGCGGAACGTATAGGTCACGGAACTTCTGCCATCCAAGATCCTGAACTGGTAAATTATCTGAGAGAAAACAAGATCCCAATAGAGATTTGTGTTACGTCTAACGTGTTTACCGGAAAATATGTTCGTAAAGAGCAAAATCACCCTGTTCGTTATTATTATGACCAAGGTCTTCCACTATGTATTAATACGGATGACCCTGAGATATTTAATGTTAACCTAACTTACGAATATTTCAAACTTTGGAGATTTTTGGACTTCTCCTTGGATGAGATCGTAGATCTGATCCGACAAGGTGTATATGCCACCTTCCATCCTCAAAAAGAAACACTTTGGAAGGATATGGAAGTCCAGATCAAAAAAGTAAAAGAGAAATACGGGCTCTTAGAACACAGCGTCCAATAA
- a CDS encoding inorganic diphosphatase: MQHPWHEASPGPNPPHEVHALVEIPSGSKAKFEVDKDSGLIKLDRVLFASAHYPAHYGFIPQTLGDDKDPLDILVLCSEEVPPLCLVPARVVGVMRMIDRGEGDEKILAVASGDRSFDGIEHVSQLPNSFRAELTHFFSVYKQLEKKEVRVEEPEGPEVAKELILRALDFYKQKFPKK; encoded by the coding sequence ATACAACATCCTTGGCACGAGGCCAGTCCCGGCCCAAATCCTCCTCACGAAGTTCATGCACTTGTAGAAATTCCTTCCGGAAGTAAGGCCAAGTTCGAAGTAGATAAGGACTCAGGGCTTATCAAATTGGACCGGGTACTTTTTGCTTCCGCGCATTATCCTGCTCATTACGGTTTTATTCCCCAAACATTGGGGGATGATAAAGATCCACTGGATATTTTAGTTCTTTGTTCGGAAGAAGTTCCTCCACTTTGTTTGGTACCTGCGAGAGTGGTCGGAGTAATGAGAATGATAGATAGAGGAGAAGGTGACGAAAAGATCCTGGCTGTCGCCTCTGGAGACAGAAGTTTCGACGGCATAGAGCATGTATCTCAGCTACCGAATTCTTTTAGAGCAGAGCTGACTCACTTCTTCTCCGTTTATAAACAATTGGAAAAGAAAGAAGTTAGGGTAGAAGAGCCAGAAGGCCCTGAGGTAGCAAAAGAGCTGATCCTCAGAGCATTAGATTTTTATAAACAGAAGTTCCCTAAAAAGTAA
- a CDS encoding MBL fold metallo-hydrolase translates to MKLKITFSAILAVLLLVFCTALGIPKLAVSEVPELEKLSKDPRLENPSGLAKLKFTIFKTGEKKASSAFIFEGGPLFHRKQIYHSVVLVEHPKGIFLFDSGLGTQIQEQYKDHRFYVKPMVTYENPNPLVSQLKTNGMDSEKIGDIVLSHLHWDHAGGVEDFPKARIWSTEEGRKHLQEFGVEKGYLPKQLDSENIIWKNLGFSPKPYENYSISLDWFGDGSVVFVPMEGHTAGDIGMFLNLPSGKRFFFTGDITWAREGFEIPSHRTRLLRSIVDRDQELVGKEIYRVHSLLKAYPNLEVVPAHDGEVIDRLGLYPKWIE, encoded by the coding sequence ATGAAACTTAAAATCACTTTTTCGGCGATACTCGCCGTTTTACTTTTAGTATTTTGTACTGCATTAGGAATTCCTAAATTAGCAGTTTCAGAAGTCCCTGAGTTGGAAAAATTATCCAAGGATCCAAGATTGGAAAATCCTTCTGGACTAGCCAAACTCAAGTTTACGATCTTTAAAACAGGGGAGAAGAAGGCATCCTCCGCATTCATATTCGAAGGTGGACCTCTCTTCCACAGAAAACAGATCTATCATAGTGTTGTTCTTGTGGAACATCCCAAAGGCATATTTTTATTTGATTCAGGTCTTGGAACTCAAATCCAGGAACAATATAAAGACCATAGATTTTATGTAAAACCTATGGTTACTTATGAAAATCCGAATCCTTTGGTTTCTCAATTAAAAACGAACGGAATGGATTCGGAGAAGATTGGAGACATCGTTCTTTCTCATTTGCATTGGGACCACGCTGGCGGGGTCGAAGATTTTCCTAAAGCAAGGATTTGGTCCACCGAAGAAGGTAGAAAACATCTGCAAGAATTCGGAGTGGAAAAAGGATATTTACCAAAACAGCTAGATTCAGAAAACATAATATGGAAGAATCTGGGTTTTTCTCCTAAACCTTATGAAAATTATTCCATAAGCCTGGATTGGTTCGGAGATGGCTCTGTTGTATTCGTTCCTATGGAAGGACATACTGCAGGAGATATCGGAATGTTCCTTAATTTACCTTCTGGCAAAAGATTCTTTTTTACGGGAGATATTACTTGGGCAAGAGAAGGTTTTGAAATTCCTTCCCATAGAACCAGATTACTTAGATCTATTGTGGATAGAGATCAGGAACTCGTCGGAAAGGAAATATACAGAGTACATTCCCTTTTGAAAGCTTATCCGAATTTGGAGGTTGTTCCTGCTCACGACGGAGAAGTGATAGATCGTTTAGGATTATATCCGAAGTGGATTGAATAG
- a CDS encoding alpha/beta fold hydrolase: MITLATSVFGIVLCKGEIIKTSVHGPTGKISYKDEGFGGMPVVFIHSFGGNVSHWEEIKESLVPNRRVVRIELRGHGDSEFPKDGDYRISSMAQDLATVVNLLGLQRFVLVGHSMGGSVALQYAGENPSRVAGLVLVDSNGDPKKLPEPVRNQIKNALYSDEYVQTTESYWEQLLADSKPAVKERLMGELIRAPKDTVIKITSELLDYDPNHSLKRYVGPKLAIVTPENDDQFALHRLHLGFPHKVVSDAGHWLQLDQPEEFRNILESFLQKF; encoded by the coding sequence ATGATTACTTTAGCAACTTCCGTTTTTGGCATTGTTCTTTGTAAAGGTGAAATTATCAAAACCTCTGTCCATGGTCCTACTGGGAAAATTTCCTATAAAGACGAAGGATTTGGAGGCATGCCAGTGGTGTTTATCCATTCTTTCGGAGGGAATGTTTCTCATTGGGAAGAGATCAAGGAATCGCTCGTTCCAAACAGAAGGGTGGTCCGAATAGAACTGCGAGGTCATGGAGATTCTGAATTTCCTAAAGATGGAGATTATAGGATCTCTTCTATGGCACAGGACTTGGCCACAGTTGTAAATCTTCTGGGATTACAAAGATTTGTGTTAGTAGGGCATAGTATGGGAGGAAGTGTCGCATTACAATACGCAGGTGAAAATCCAAGTAGAGTAGCTGGCCTTGTTCTTGTAGATTCCAATGGAGATCCTAAAAAATTACCCGAGCCAGTTCGTAATCAAATCAAGAATGCTTTATATTCAGATGAATATGTGCAAACTACTGAATCTTATTGGGAACAATTATTGGCAGATTCTAAACCTGCAGTAAAAGAAAGGCTGATGGGAGAATTAATCAGAGCTCCTAAAGATACAGTGATCAAGATTACCTCAGAGCTATTGGATTATGATCCGAACCATTCTTTAAAAAGATATGTGGGTCCTAAACTTGCGATCGTCACGCCTGAAAATGACGATCAATTTGCGTTACACAGGCTTCATTTGGGATTTCCACATAAAGTAGTTTCGGATGCAGGACATTGGTTGCAATTGGACCAACCAGAAGAATTCCGTAATATTTTGGAGAGCTTCTTACAAAAATTCTAA